Below is a genomic region from Betta splendens chromosome 8, fBetSpl5.4, whole genome shotgun sequence.
GGGCGTGGGTGAGTTTGTCAACACATTGAAATGTGACTTCTTGTATCTTAAGAAAATGAAGGATGATTTTTGCACTTGTGATTTAGTCACAAAGCACCACTGATGTTGACCACTCTTAGTGTAGTGACGTGCAGCACGGGAGCCTCATCAGGCCACTTTCCAGGCCTGAGGACCTATAGGAAGCCACTTGTCTGGAGGTGCCAGGTGTGCCAACGTAGCATTAACCTCTGACCTTTGGTGTTTTGGCTCTGATGTATTTATGTATAAAGTGGTTAATTTAATCAAATACATTAtattatgaattattattattattattattattattattttgaatcCAACTATTTTTCTATGGAAGAGACACCTGATTGACTGGAACACTGGCCAACTACGCGCTGTGGTTGCAGGAGGATCACTGATAGTCTTTATTTTTTCCTCGGCTCCGACGCGACACACTCGCCGCATGACTTCGCTATTGTTTAGGTTTACTGTCCGTGTTGGTTCATTTAGTGTCACAAGTCTCCAGTTTACTGAAACGTGCAGTATTAAATTGACTTGAGTGGGAAAGGTGGGCGCCAGGCGGAACGTTTGGGAGTCGAAGACCTTAATCGTACTGTATCATATACTAAGCGGTGATTTCTGAGCTTGGATTAGTTCTTTCATTTGAGATCTGAGAGTTGTTTGAACATTCATTTTGACTTATGGACTAACTGTCTAACCTATTTACACTCAGTGTCTTGTACTGTAACATATTTATGCATACATTAAATGGCGCCGACACCCATCAGTATATGATGAACAGTGCCCTAGTTAGTTGGTATCAAACCCATTTGCTGGCAGAATAAACACTGATGCTCTTTAACTGTACTGTTACGGATTAGAGGGACTTTTGCGTATTTGTAGCTAACATGTCGCCCACATTCATTTCTATCAAGTGTCATCTAAATATCTAGACGTCGTGCACTCGGCCTCTCCTCTGTTTATAGGCTCAGATTAGTTTAGCGTTAGCGAGGACAACCTGAACACATCTATGCAAACCTTCCGCCGCCTTGACTGTTCGTAGGATGTGGTGACTGATGTCACCGTCTGATGGTGATGATCAACAGAGAGCCGATGCGTTTTGGGCTGAGTTTTGCTGAGCACACGAAGACTTTGAGCAATACATCCTCGCAGCTCGTCTTGGCGACGGCGTCATCTCTCACGTGAGATGTTGTGATGATCGAATTAATTTGACCATCCTCCCGTGGCATCAGTGCTCCAGGATACGatcctaaaaaaaaaatccgTCAGGTTGTCTGTGCATTTGCACCGGGATCCTGAAGGTGTCCTTCTTGCTCACGTCTGAAGGGGAGCGACTCCACTGATGCAAATGTTGTTACGTGTTTCAGCAGGTTTTCCTCCAACACCGTTAGTTCGTTTGTGTTTTTACGTTTACATTTCACTCTCTGGCAAAAGTGAAATCATAGCTAATCCATTCCTTCAGATCTGCAACTGATGTATTTAATTGATGATAATGACATTTGTGATGAGTAATAAACcataatatattaaatcatcaatgtgtgtttgtttcatcagTGTAACAGAAAACCACCAGGGCTGCTATTATCTGCATAAGAAGCAGGAGGTGACCATCAATTAGGCCTTTCACCTcccattttatatttaattcatAATTAAAGTGTGAAAATCATGTCAGGAGCTTGATTTGTTAATtcgttttaaaatacatttataaatatatgcTTTAAGCCAAAGTCAGCAGTCACTGCTGGGACCAATTAATGGCCTTATTGCCTCATTCAGATGtgttcctgtctcagagccacTAAACAGAGACACTATTGTACAAAATAGAGGTTTTATTCACAGTTTGTCCCTTTTATTCATTACATAGGAAATGGAGGCTTATGGAAACAAGGTGATGCGTTAAATGCAGGAAGGAGCGGAGAGAAAGAAATCGAAGACCTGAATGTTTTCTTTCGGCCCTTTCTCTCGTCTCCTTCGGTCATTTTGTAAAAATCTTTTCGAGGAACAACGTTGTCGTCGCTTTAAGGAGGCAACTTGTTCCTGCCGCCTGCAAATTCTCTCTTCTGACCCCCTCTACCTGGGAGGACATCTTCAATGGGGAATGATGTCCTCGTGCTACACTGTCTCCCTGTTTGAGACTGTTGGAAGGACAGACGCGCGGAGGTGAGAAGACAGAAGTTGTTTCCAAGAAAGAAAGGTTGTTTGAGAAAAGCCTGTGCATGGAAATGATGTTACAGGATAATTTTATTGAAAATCATCCCTATTCCCCATAGGCAAACATAGACATCCCATGGGCATCTGCTctcttatgtgtgtgtgacaagtCTTTGGTTTGACCATAAGTAGCTGAGCACATGGGTTCATGCATAGAAGGtgaacagggaggaggaggaggaggagaggaaaggacgGGGAAGGCAGAATAGCAAAGGGATTGCCGTCTTTCTTGTCTTCGAGCTTTCTGTttactcctccttctcctctccgtGTGTGATGACGTAGCAGATGTTCTTGTAGTCTACGTTGCCGGCAACATCTGGGGGGAAGGCGGCCCACATGTTCTTAATCTGCAGGGGGACAGGAGGGGTTCAGACGGGCAGAGGGTagagatggtgtgtgtgtgtgtgtgtgtgtgtgtgtgtgtgtgtgtgtgtgtgtgtgtgtgtgtgtgtgtgtgtgtgtgtgtgtgtgtgtgtgtgtgtgtggcggcggCGCTGTTACCTCCTCCTTGGTGAACCTGTCGCACTGGGTGGTCAGGAGCTCCTCGAGGCTGCAACGCAAAGGTGCCGGTTAGAACGGAGGTCCCTGAACGCGTCACGGATCACACGCtcgtttttaaaaaaagtgctCACAATTCCTTCTTGATGGTTCCAGTGCCGGCGGGGTCCAGGACTTTGAAGGAGCTAAGAATAACGTCCTCGGGGTCAGCACCTGTTGAGGACGCGGGGAAGATCCGATTAGAGGCGAGAAGCATTTGAACCACGTCGCTCCGCGCGGCGCTGAGTGTGTTtcctattattaataaacagcagcagcaggagcccatTACCCTTCAGCTTCTCTCCGAACATGGTGAGGAAGACGGTGAAGTTGATGGGGCCGCTGGCCTCTTTGAtcatggcctccagctcctcattcTTCACGTTCAACTGGCCTGAGCGACACAGAGGCTCCGTTTAGCAGCAGAACTCGGGGCGAAACCGCGAGAAAGCGGGCAGAGAACGCCGGACGGCAGCGACTCACCCATTGAGGCCAGCACGTCCCTCAGGTCATCTTTGCTGATGATACCGTCTCTGTTCTGGTCAATGATTGTGAAGGCCTAAAAGGAGAAGGCTGCGGTTATTGCTGGAAGGAGGTGAgacctcctcaccctcctcacccccc
It encodes:
- the mylpfa gene encoding myosin regulatory light chain 2, skeletal muscle, which encodes MAPKKAKRRQAASDSGSSNVFSMFEQSQIQEYKEAFTIIDQNRDGIISKDDLRDVLASMGQLNVKNEELEAMIKEASGPINFTVFLTMFGEKLKGADPEDVILSSFKVLDPAGTGTIKKEFLEELLTTQCDRFTKEEIKNMWAAFPPDVAGNVDYKNICYVITHGEEKEE